One window of Delphinus delphis chromosome 12, mDelDel1.2, whole genome shotgun sequence genomic DNA carries:
- the ARID5A gene encoding AT-rich interactive domain-containing protein 5A, producing MAPPVKGKRKQSEDGDPLDPPVSPQPDAEQNRSQSPVQLEDSPEAGGEREEEQAFLVSLYKFMKERHTPIQRVPHLGFKQINLWKIYKAVEKLGAYELVTGRRLWKNVYDELGGSPGSTSAATCTRRHYERLVLPYVRHLKGEDDKPLPPSKPRKQYKMAKEHRGDDGATERPKKAKEEKRVDQMMPGKTKTDAPDLARLPSQEPSRDGMEQRGPAPGPSLPFVGASGCPEAYRRLLSSFYCKGTHGIMSPLAKKKLLAQVSKAEALQCQEEGCRHGAGGEPQAPPAIRPLENPRSPGGQAENSRHRLTPPEGTQGPGGSLKEEAQVGPHPSAPIFTGCFHAYPTEVLKPVSQHPRDFFPSLKDGVLLGPPGKEEGLPAKEPQRVWGGDADHPSAFHKGGSRRGLYPKPKACWVSPMAKVPAESPVPLTTFPSSPGLGNKRSLEEEGLVHGGKKLRAVSPFLKEVDAKECGTKSVGPDLAVSCLLGPALGPTLPEACRGTMLRCPLNFAGTLDPLKGQATLPFSPLVIPAFPAHLLATAAPSPMAAGLMHFPPASFDSALRHRLCPASSAWHVPPATTYAVPHFSFHLNTKL from the exons caCCTCCTGTCAAAGGCAAAAGGAAACAGTCAGAGGATGGTGACCCCCTAGACCCACCTGTGTCTCCTCAACCCGACGCTGAGCAGAACAGGAGCCAGAGCCCCGTCCAGCTGGAG GACTCCCCCGAGGCAGGCGGGGAGCGGGAGGAGGAGCAGGCCTTCCTGGTCAGCCTCTACAAGTTCATGAAGGAGCGACACACGCCCATCCAGAGGGTGCCCCATCTCGGCTTCAAGCAGA TTAACCTGTGGAAGATCTACAAGGCCGTGGAGAAGCTGGGGGCCTATGAGCTG GTGACTGGCCGCCGCCTCTGGAAGAACGTGTATGACGAGCTGGGGGGCAGCCCGGGCAGCACCAGCGCGGCCACATGCACACGCCGCCACTACGAGAG GTTGGTCCTCCCATACGTGCGGCACCTGAAGGGAGAGGATGACAAGCCCCTGCCCCCCTCCAAGCCCAGGAAGCAGTACAAGATGGCCAAGGAGCATCGGGGGGATGACGGGGCCACTGAGAGGCCAAAGAAAGCCAAGGAGGAGAAGCGGGTGGACCAG atGATGCCAGGAAAGACCAAAACAGATGCCCCTGACCTGGCAAGGCTTCCTAGCCAGGAGCCCTCCAGGGACGGCATGGAACAGCGAGGCCCAGCCCCTGGGCCCTCTCTGCCCTTCGTGGGTGCCAGCGGCTGCCCTGAGGCCTACAGGCGGCTTCTGTCCAGCTTCTACTGCAAAGGGACACATGGTATCATGTCACCACTGGCCAAAAAGAAGCTTCTGGCCCAGGTGAGCAAGGCGGAGGCCTTGCAGTGCCAGGAGGAGGGCTGTCGCCACGGGGCAGGTGGGGAGCCCCAGGCACCCCCAGCTATTCGGCCCCTGGAGAATCCCCGGAGCCCAGGAGGGCAGGCTGAGAACTCCAGGCACCGGCTGACGCCTCCGGAGGGAACACAGGGCCCTGGTGGCAGCCTCAAGGAGGAGGCTCAGGTGGGCCCTCACCCGTCGGCCCCCATCTTCACTGGCTGCTTCCACGCCTACCCCACCGAGGTGCTGAAGCCTGTCAGCCAGCACCCTCGGGACTTCTTCCCCAGTCTTAAAGATGGGGTGTTATTGGGGCCTCCTGGCAAAGAAGAGGGGCTGCCAGCCAAAGAGCCCCAGCGGGTGTGGGGTGGGGATGCCGACCACCCCTCTGCATTCCACAAGGGCGGCTCCAGAAGGGGCCTGTACCCCAAACCCAAAGCCTGCTGGGTGTCCCCCATGGCCAAGGTCCCTGCCGAGAGCCCCGTGCCCCTGACCACCTTCCCAAGCAGCCCAGGCCTGGGCAACAAGCGCAGCCTGGAGGAAGAGGGCTTGGTCCATGGCGGCAAAAAACTGCGGGCAGTGTCTCCCTTTCTTAAGGAGGTGGATGCCAAGGAGTGCGGGACCAAGTCTGTGGGGCCCGACTTGGCCGTCTCCTGCCTGCTGGGCCCGGCCCTGGGGCCCACCCTCCCAGAGGCCTGCAGGGGCACCATGCTGCGCTGCCCGCTGAACTTCGCCGGCACCCTGGACCCCTTAAAGGGCCAGGCCACACTCCCCTTCAGCCCCCTGGTCATCCCGGCCTTCCCAGCCCACCTCCTGGCCACTGCAGCACCCTCACCCATGGCCGCTGGCCTGATGCACTTCCCCCCCGCATCCTTCGACAGTGCCCTGCGTCACAGACTTTGCCCAGCCTCGTCTGCGTGGCACGTGCCACCTGCCACAACCTATGCAGTGCCCCACTTCTCCTTCCACCTCAACACCAAGCTGTAG